The Bifidobacterium sp. WK012_4_13 genome contains the following window.
ATGTGGGTCCGAAGAAAGCTCTGCAGTCGTTCCCGTCGCGGTCTCGTCAGCCGGTTCTTCACCATCCGCTGCCTTGTCCAGCTCATGTACCTGCTCTTGAGGCTGATCGGTGGAAACCGCCGGATCCCCTTCCAACGGTTCTGTGTCGGCAGCCAGACCATTCTCGAATTGCTGAGCATCGTTCAATGCTTCATCGGCAACCGGAGCCTCGTTATCGATGTTTTCTTGTTCATCAGTCATTCAAATATCACCTTTATGAGATTTATCTCAGCCGAACACCAGAAGGACGAGCTTACCAAGCCCTATATCCATCACTGTCACGAATACCATAAGAATCAGGACGAACACGAACACCGCTACGGACCACAGCAACAAACCCTTGCGCGTCGGCGTGACCACCTTGCGCAACTCATCAATAATCTGCTTGATGAACAAACCTATGCGCATGAAGAAGTTGGGCTTTGGGTCCTTGTCTCCAGACCGCTTTGACTTCGCCATATCCGTCCTTTTGTTCGCGATTATCGATTCTCTTTGCAGGGAAGGCGGGACTCGAACCCACAACCTACGGTTTTGGAGACCGTTGCGCTACCAATTGCGCCACTTCCCTAAGTGAACTTTGCCCATACTACTCACCTCGTTGGAGATTTTCGTCTCACCGGGCAAAACCGCCAAATCGACAGTTTAGCGTTCAAAATGCAATTCGTCCACCTGACAGCGCGCTCAATGCCGAAGAATCTTCTCCTCATCGTCATCGAATCGTTGGAAGAAGCAGAAATTCAGGCTTCTGCCCACTTCCTGAAACGCTGCATTCCCTCTATCAGATCATTGTCTTCAAGTGCATACGAGAAGCGAAGATATCCTTCTGCTCCGAACGCCTCACCGGGCACAGCAGCGATATGGGCCTCCTCCAGCAACGCAGCAGCCAACTCAGCAGACGAATGCGAAACCGTTCCATGAGGACCATGCGGCTGACCGAGCAAGGCGCTGACATCGCAGAACGCATAGAAGGCGCCGGTCGGTTTTGGGCAGAAGACTCCTGGAATCTCGTTCAGCATCCTTTCGATGCGCTGACGACGAATGTCGAAGGCCTCTCGCATCTGCGACACGGCACTCAGGTCTCCTGAAACGGCAGCCAAGGCTGCACGCTGGCTGACGTCAGACACATTCGAGCTCAGATGCCCCTGCAGCTTTGATACCGCCTGCGCGAAGAACCGCGGTGCTATCAGCCAGCCGACCCTCCATCCTGTCATTGCGAATGTCTTGGCGACTCCATTGAGCACGATGAGCTGTTCGCGGCATTCCGGAACTTCGGCTCCTATGTAGCTGGTCTTCTTCCCATCGTATGTCAGATGCTCATAGATCTCGTCAGACAGAATCCAGACATGGTGTTCGAGGGCCCAATGAGCGATTTCGCGGATCGTCTGAGCATCCCAGACAGAACCACACGGATTTGACGGCGAATTCACGACTATCGCCTTAGTCCTGTCGGTCCGAACCGCTTCCAGCTGATCGACGGTCGGCACGAAACCATGCTTCACCGAGGACAGCACCGATATCGGCACGCCTCCGGCAAGCTTCACCATTTCCGGATAGCTGGTCCAATATGGCGCGGGAACGATGACCTCATCACCAGGATCGACCAGAACCTGCAAGGTCTCGTATACGGCCTGCTTGCCTCCATTGGTCACGACGACCTGGGACGCATCAACCGAATACCCCGAATCGCGCTTTGTTTTTTCGGCAATGGCGGCCTTGAGCTCGGGCAGTCCGGCCGTGGGAGTGTAGCGGTGGTTTCTTGGATCCCGGCAAGCCTCAACGGCCGCTTCAACGATGTATCCAGGCGTTGGAAAATTTGGCTCTCCCGCGCCGAAACCGATGATGTCGATCCCCTCGGCCTTCATCGCCTTTGCCTTGGTGTCAACGGCCAGAGTCGCGCTGGGGGCGACGTTCTGAATGCGATTGCTCAAAGTCTGCCATGCTTGTGCGGTCATGCCTCACACTGTAGCCCTTCGACTAGAAATCATGACAAGGATGGAGGTCAGGTCTGCGAGATTGCAAGAAGGTCACACGAGGACCAAATTATCGCGGTGCACGAGTGGATGGGCATATTCGACGCCGAATTCACGTCTGAGTTCCGACGTGTTCTTTCCAAGCATCTGCGCCACCTCTTCAGAATCGAACGAGGACAGCCCCTTCGCAAGATGGTTGCCTTCCTCGTCGCAGATCCATACGGGGTCTCCTGCGGAGAACTCCCTGTCGACGGCAACGACACCTGCAGCCAGCAGGCTTGCGCGTCCTCCTCGTATGGCCTTTGCGGCTCCCTCGTCGACGATGAGCTCTCCACGAGGCGCCGCCGCGTATCCTATCCACAGCCGACGGGAACTGCCACGCTGGCGGATCGGGGCAAAGGCCGTTCCCACAGGGTCTCCAAGCAAGGCAGGACCGGCATTCTCGGCGCGTGTGAGCACCGATGGGATCCCAGAAGCAGCGGCAACATGGACCGCCTCGAGCTTGGTGATCATGCCGCCAGTCCCCACTTCGGAGTCCGATCCGGAGACCTTGACCGTATCCAGGATCTGAGCGACGTTCGGGACGTATCCCAGACGTCTTGCACCTGCCTCTGACGGTGGAGCGGTATAGAGGCCGTCGACGTCGGTGAGCAGGACCAGGGCATCGGCACGAACGAGGTTGGCGACGAGCGCGGAAAGGCGGTCGTTGTCGCCGAATCTGATTTCATTGCTGGCCAGGGCATCGTTTTCGTTCACGATCGGAACCACGCCAAGCTGGAGGAGACGTTTCAGGGTACGCTGGGCATTTCGGTACTGAACCGAACGAATGGTGTCTTCGGCGGTGATCAGAATCTGTCCGACACGAATTCCATATCTGCCGAATGCCGCTTCGTAATGCGCCATAAGCAATCCCTGACCAACCGAGGCCGTCGCCTGCTGCGTGGTGACGTCAGTCGGCCTTGAATCGAATCCCAGAGGTCCGAAGCCAGCGGCGATGGCACCCGATGAGACAAGGACCACGCTCGCATCCATCCGGCGGACCTCGGCAAGAGCTGCCACCAGACCGCTGAGACGTGCGACGTCAAGATGCCCGGTGGAGGACGTCAGTGAACTCGATCCGACCTTCACGACAATCGTCTTGGCCTGAGCCACGCTCGAACGCACCTGCGCCTGGGATGGTGTGGTCATGTCCGAAAGCCTCCTTGGACTCTATCCGAACCCCCGTGCATTCAGGAGGAACCTGCCTCAGACGCATGCATGACGGGCAACAATGCATGGCATCAGTTCGTGCAGTAACCACAGTATGCCCGACCCAGGTCAGCCTTGCCACATTTGGCGGCCCTGCGGCAACCGAATGGCGACCAAGTGGCAGCCCTGCACACACTGCGATCATCGTCTCGAGCCCTCGCGCGCCCGAGTGATCCATCGGGCGCAAGCTCGCATCAGTCGCGTTCGGTGGCGTCGCCGTTGGAACCGGAAACCATGCCATCCTCGTCGTGAGGATCGTCCTGCACCGCAGGATCGGCCCAGTGACCGGCCTTTCGCTCTGCCATCATTGCATCGCGGACTGCCTGCTTTGCATCCATCATCTCGTGATATTGCTCGCGACGCTCGGAGTTCGTTCTTCTACGATTACGACCGGATTGGTCTTCCAGACGCAAATCCTTGCCTCGCGATGCCATTGGTTCGCCATCGAGCATCTCAGCACCGGCCGCAATCGTCGGATCCCAGTCAAACGCAACGGAATTCCTGCCTATCCCGATATGGACTTCATCGCCAGGACGTGCCCCGAGGCGTCGCAACGACTCCTCGACGCCAAGCTTCGCCAGACGATCGGCGAGGTAGCCGACAGCCTCGTCATTGTCAAAGTTGGTCTGCATGACCCATCGTTCGGGCTTCACGCCAGTAACGGTGAACCAGTGATTGCCATCGCGATCATGCTCGCGCTTGATGTCAAAGTCAGTGGAGTATCCGCCTTCGTCCGACCTTCTGCTACGCCGCCCGGTTTCCAGTGGATTGATCAGCACGCGTTCCGCCTGCTCATCCTTCTCCCTGGTCTGAAGCGTCTTTCGCAGATCCTCCACCAGCTCCGCGAGGGCAAACTTCAGCTCCTTCAGGCCCTCATGCGATGCTGTGGAGATAATGAAGGTGCGAAGCCCCATCCCTTCGAATTCTCCGTGCACGAATCCTGCAAGTTCCTTGGCGTCGGGCACATCTGACTTGTTGAGGATGATCACTCGGGGGCGGTCCGCTATGGGAATCGCTCCAAGGGGAAGCTCGAGACTGCGGGCATACTTCGACAGCTCGAGTTCGATCGTCCTATAGTCGCTGACCGGATCGCGATCAGGCTCCATGGTCGCACAATCAATCACGTGAGCGATGATTTCCGTGCGCTCGATGTGGCGGAGGAACTCAAGACCGAGTCCCTTGCCTTCTGAGGCACCGGGTATCAGTCCCGGCACATCCGCGATGGTGAAGCGTTGATCGCCCGCCTCGACGACACCGAGATTCGGCACCAAGGTCGTGAACGGGTAGTCGGCGATCTTAGGCTTCGCAGAGCTCAAAGCCGCTATCAGACTTGATTTGCCCGAACTCGGGTATCCCACCAACGCAACGTCGGCTATGGATTTCAGCTCAAGAACGATGTCACGTTCCTCGCCCGGTTCGCCAAGAAGAGCGAAACCAGGGGCGCGGCGCGTCCTGTTCGCAAGTGCGCGGTTGCCGAGACCGCCATTGCCGCCTCGTGCGGCGACGAAGCTGTCTCCCAGATGGCGAAGGTCTGCCAGTATGCTTCCGGGACGCTTCTGTTCACCCGAACCGCCCTTTGCCGTGAATACGACAGTTCCGACAGGCACCGGCAGGATAACGTCGCCTCCGTCGCTGCCGTCCTTGTCATCGCCGAGTCCCATCGTGCCGGATCCGGCCGTTCGATGAGGCATGAAGCGATAGTCAAGCAAGCTCGTGGCATTCGAATCGGCTTGGAAGACAACCGAACCGCCCTGGCCTCCATTGCCTCCATTCGGGCCCGCGAGTGGCTTGTATTTCTCGCGTCTGATCGATGAGGCGCCATTGCCTCCATCTCCACCTTTGACATGAACCGTCACACGGTCTACGAATGAGCTCATACGTTATTACCTTAATCAAGAGAGCGAACGATGCGGAAATGCGCGCACACGCGCGCGCACATACGCAAAAGGCCGCGCCCTCGCCGGGCGCGGCCTGAAAAATCAACTGTGGTCAGTCTGCAACCACATCGACGGTCTTGCGATCGCGGCGAACGCCGAACTGAACGTTGCCGTCAGCCAATGCGAACAGCGTGTGATCCTTGCCGACACCGACGTTGTGGCCCGGATGGAAGTTGGTGCCGCGCTGACGAACGATGATGTTCCCAGCAACGACGGCTTCTCCACCGAACTTCTTCACGCCGAGGTACTGTGCGTTTGAATCGCGCCCGTTGCGAGAAGCGGAAGCGCCCTTCTTATGTGCCATCGTGTTTCCTTTCTAAGAAAAGACCGAATGCGTCGTATCAGGCGATCGCGGTGATTTTGACGGAAGTAAGCTTCTGACGATGGCCCTGCTTGCGTGCCACGCCCGTCTTGTTCTTGAACTTCTGGATGTGGATCTTGGGGCCCTTGGCCTCATCGTCCACAACCTCGCCCGTTGCGGAAAGCTTGGCGAGATCCTTGGCGGCAACGGTCACCTTGGTTCCGTCGACAACCAAGGCCACGGGAAACTCAACGGTCTCACCGTTTGCCTTGTTAAGACGGTTGACGGTGATGATATCCCCGACCTCAACCTTTTCCTGATGGCCACCGGCCTTCACAATCGCGTACATTACCCTACCTTGCCTGTTCCGAAAGCTGTTATCCTGTCTAGCAATCAACCATCACAGACCAACAGTCAATGACAGGCATGGCTAGACACCGACTACCAAACATACACGCTCCCCCATACTTAAGTCAAGTTGAAGCGGGAGCATTGACGGCATCCGCGTTTATTCCTCCGAATCGTCCGCTTCCTGTGGCTCCGTGGATGCGGCCTGAGCCGCTGCCGCGATTTTCGCAAGCTTCTCCTTGACATCGGGAGACGAGACTCCCGATCCTCCCTGCTCCTGGGCTTCGTGATGCCCATGTTTTGTCTTGACGAAGGGATCGCCGCCCTTCAAGGCATAGGGATCGTCATATGATGCCGAAACGGTTGGCTCATCATGGAGTATGAAGCCACGGCCCTTGCAGGTCGGGCACTCTTCGGAGAATGCCTCGACGAGCCCCTGTCCGACACGCTTTCTCGTCATCTGCACAAGGCCGAGCGAAGTCACCTCGGCGACCTGATGCTTCGTTCTATCCCGTGCGAGGCACTCCAGCAGACGCTTCAGCACCAGATCGCGATTCGCGGGCATGACCATATCCACGAAATCGATCATGACCATGCCACCGATATCGCGCAGTCTGAGCTGACGCGCTATCTCTTCGGCCGCCTCGAGGTTGCAGCGTGTCACCGTCTCCTCGAGTGACTTCCCCTTGCCGATGTAGCGCCCTGTGTTCACATCGATCGTCGTCATGGCCTCGGTGCGGTCTATGACCAGCGAACCGCCCGAAGGCAGGTATACCTGGCGCTCCATGCCCTTGCGGAGCTGACCGTCGATATGCCATGTGTCAAAGACATCCATGCCCTGATGGTCGGCGGGATTCCATTTGCTCAGCCTGTCCCTCAGATCCGGGGCCATGGAATCGAGGTATTCCTCGATCCTCCCGTAGACCTTGTCGCCCTGAACGATCAAGGATTGGAACTCATCGTTGAAAATATCGCGAACGACCCGAATCGCAACGTCAGGCTCGCCCTGAAGCAACTTCGGCTTCTTGAGAATGACCGTCGTGCTGCGCTTGCGTTCGATGGCTTCCCACTGATGGGTAAGGCTCTCGAGGTCTTTGGTGATGGCCTCCTCAGAGGCGTTCTCGGCCGCAGTGCGGATGATGACGCCCATATCCTTCGGTGCGATCTTGGCAACGATGGACTTCAGCCGAGTGCGTTCGCGCTCGGTGAGCTTGCGGCTGACGCCCGTCATTCCCCCTGAGGGGACGAGCACGAGGAAGCGCCCTGCCAGCGTGACCTGGGAGGTCAGACGTGCACCCTTGTGGCCGATGGGATCCTTCGTGACCTGAACGAGCACCGGATCGCCCGACTTGAAGGCGAGTTCGATCCTTCGTGGCTGGCCGTCGAGCCTGGTGGTGTCCCAGTTCACCTCTCCCGCATACAGCACTCCGTTTCTCGCCTGACCGATGTCGACGAACGCGGCTTCCATGCTTGGCAGCACGTTCTGCACACGGCCAAGATAGATGTTGCCTACCGTCGCGACTTCCTGAATGTCGGATACATAATGCTCGACGAGGATGTCATCCTCGATTACCGATATCTGAGTGTGACGTTCCTTCTCGCGAACGACCATCTCTCGCTTGACGTTCTCCCGGCGGGCAAGGAAGTCCTGCTCGACGAGCTGCATCTGGCGCGAACGGTCCCGCCTGTTGTCCCTTCGACGCTGACGCTTGGCCTCAAGCCTTGTGGAGCCTTGTATGTCGGTTATCTCGTCAATGTATTGCTGCTTCCGGGAACGCCTCGACGCAGAGGAGGAATTCTCCTCGGAACGGGAAGACTCGGAGACCTTGGCCGAGCGCCTTCTGCGGCGGCGTCGGGTTCCGGTCGTCTCATATCCCGAGTCTTCGTCAGCATCGTTCTCATGGGTGCGACGACGCCGACGGCGAACGCCGCTGAGCTGCTCATCGTCCCTGCCATCGCTTTCGCTGCCCTCATCGCGATGGTGACGATTCTCGCTGAAGTCCTCATCCTGATCGTAGTCGTTGGAGACCTCATCGCTGCCGCCACTGCGTCCATTGCCGTTGTGGTCTGCCTCGTGACGATTGTCGTCATCCTTGCGCGAACCGCGGCTGCGACGGCGCTTCGTCGCCTTGGACAGTCTGAATTCATCCTCGTCGATAGGCGCATAGCGGATCTCGTCGAATTCGAGATCTCCTTCTATCTGTTCGACCTCAGCCGCGGCTCTGCGTTCCTGTGCATTCAGACGTTGCGCACGCCTTGCACGAGGTTCACGCTGGACCTCCTCCTGAGAACGACGCGACCGGCGGGTCTTGTGCCTGGATTCGGAAGATTCGTCGCCTTGGGAGTCCGTTCGCGCAGCATCCTCGGAATCCTGTTCGGCCCTGGAGCCTTCACCGGCACGCCTGGTACTGGTGGCACTGGCTGAACGTCTCTGATGCCTCGCCTTGCCGTCGGAATCGTCATCATCCTCATCGGCATTCCATGCGTTCGTCCAGGTCTTTTCGGTCGGTATGACCGGTTCCTGGAACAAAAGCGAGGTCATCGGCCGCGCTGCCTTGGTCGCATGATGCTCCAACGTCGTTGGCAGCGACTCCACTGCCTTCTGAGCGCGAGACCTTCTGTCTCCATGCTCCTCTTCGGTGCGAGATGCATCTCTTGCCTCGATGTCCGAGGCTTCCTTGAATTCGATGCTCCTGGACTTTCTCGAGCTTCTGCGGCCCGAACGTCGTCCAGCTGATTCCTTCTTGGAATCATCCTTGGAATCCTCAGGGGAGGCAGTCGTGGATGCCCCTGTCGATTCCTTGCTCTCTTTCACGACAGGCGCTTCAAATTCGACCTTGTCCACTCCAGACGAGCGATTCTGATTCCGCGAAGTCCCCAATGCCGACTCGCCTCTGGCTCCGCGACGGGTCCTGCCTGCCTTGGGTCCTTCATCCGACTTGCCGGTCGCCTTGCTCGGCCTGCCACCAACACTGCGTGAGGAACTGGCGCCGTCTTCCCTGACCTGCTCGCCTTCGGGTGACTGCATGACTTCCGCCCGGCTCTCGACGCGAACCGGCACATCGGCATTGGCGGCTCCGGCGACACGAACGACGCGTCTTCCACCTCTGCGACGATGTGGGCGTTCGGTCTGTTCGGACTGTTCGGTTGTATTCTTCGAGGTCTTGTTCTCGACAAGACCCTCTTCTTGCGAATTGGGCACGATACTCCTCGCGGCACGCTGCATCGCGCCGCTCTCCATGTCTTCAGGGTGCTCACTCTACGCTCTCACCGTAGCTGCGTAATCTACGCTCCCTGAAAACTCCATTACAAAGTCTTCCTAAACAAAGGCGGACACCGTCGCCTGCTTCATGCTCCACAATCTGCGTTTCACAGAGATTGCAGGGGGATCAACGCCTTGCTAGTTTGGTGATGTGCAGAATCACCATCTTTAAGTATTGCACACAGTTGCATTCTGCGAGTCATAAAGGCGCAAGTTCCATGCATCAATGCCAAAAAACGCGACTTTCGCCGTGCCCTTGACCGCTGTTCCGAATTGGAATCACTGAGGGAAACGACATATCAGGAAAGCCATTCCTTGAGAATGTCAGCCATGACATAGAGATCATCGACCGGCACCTGCTCATCATGCTTATGCGCCAACAGCGGATTTCCAGCGCCGAGATTCACTGCAGGAGTCCCGATCTGGGAGAATCTCGCCACATCGGTCCATCCCATCTTCGCCCGTGGCTCCTGGCCGGTCCGCCGTTCCACCAACTCAGACAGGGACTGACTGAGCGGAGAGTCCATTCCAGGTCTGGCGGCAGGCGATTCGTCACACATCAGGATACCATAGCCAGCAAAGATGCCGCCCGGAGCCCTTGTCTCGTCCGACCCCAGCACTATGCCGCTCTCTTCGCCGAACATCAGGCTTTTGGCTTCCTCCACGGTTTTATCAGGGGCAAATCGATAATTGACATGCACCCTGCACTCCTCCGGAATCACATTGGTGCCGCTGCCTCCGGAAATCATCGTCGCGTTGAGCCCCTCCTGATATTCGAGCCCGTCTACAATGAACTTCCTCGCTTCGAAGGCATTGAGCCTGTTCAGGATATCGCCAGCCTCATGAATTGCGTTTCTCCCCATCCAGGCACGGGCGGAGTGCGCCGCAATGCCATGCGTGATCACATCGAAACGCATGGTGCCGTTGCAGCCACCCTCTATGGCGCATGATGTCGGCTCGCCGATTATCGCGAAATCGGCCCGGATCCAATCCGGATGCTTTTCGGCGACCTTGCGCAGGCCATTGTGCTCGGCCGCCACCTCCTCATGGTCGTAGAAGACAAAGGTCAAGTCATGCCTGGTATCCGTAAGGCTTGCGGCAAGATACAGCATGACGGCGTCCGACGCCTTCATGTCTGCGGATCCTCTCCCCCACATCACCGCAGAGGCAGGGTGTGCCTCTGCGATTTCCTTGCGGATAAGAGGATCACCCGGATGAAGCCATCGAGGAGGGAAATTGTCGATGACCGGAACCGTGTCAAGATGGCCGGCAAGAACAACGCGAGACGCACGATTCAGATGCGTCGAGGCAACGAGCGTGTCGCCAAGCCGATGTACCTCGAGGTGGGCCAATCCTCGTAGAAAGCGCTCAACGGCGTCTGCAAGCGCATGTTCGCTGCCACTGACCGAATACATGCCCATGATGCTCTCGAACAATTCATCGAGCTGTTCATGTTCGGATGCATGCATATGGCATTCGATGCTGTCCGTCGGCATCTCTGATGGAGTGTTCATGTACACATACTAACGCGTCGCCAGGGTGGCGTATCTCTGCAACCTGGTCACCTGCGAGAAGACTTCCGCCATTCTTTGAGACGAGGCAGAACTGATGCGGCGTTTGCAGCTATAGTTGGTCATGTTCGCAATCCGGGAGATTCATCAATGCTAGGTCTGTTAAGCGCAATGCAGGGCTTTTGCATAATCGGAATCGTTATATTCGTGGGCTATGTCGCTTCTCGCTACCGCATTGGCGGACCGACGGCGCAGATGGTGCTCAACCGATACAGCTTCTTCGTCACCAGCCCCTGCCTGATGTTCGCGGTGATGGCAAAGCAGCCGCTCAAGGACATCTTCCACCCGAGCATCATCATCGCATTCTTCTCGGCACTCGTCGTGGGCGGACTGTTCATTGTCCTCAACCGTATGTTCTTCCACATGAATGCGGCCGATACGACCATCGGCGCGTTGAACTCACTCTATCTGAACTCAAACAACATCGGGCTTCCGGTGGCCACCTACATTCTTGGGAATCCTGCCCTGGTCGCACCAATCCTGGTGATGCAGCAAGCCTTGTTCACGCCGATAGGTCTGACCGCACTCGACGTCACCACCAAGGGCAAGTTCTCGATGAGAGGGGTTCTTCGGCAGCCTTTGCATCAGCCGCTGCTGATAGGTTCGCTCAGCGGCATACTGATTTCTGCGATCAACGCATACAGCGGCCATTTCATCATCCCTGACTTTCTCTTCAAGCCAATCGACATGATCGGCGACTCGGCGGTGCCGATGATCCTGATGGCATTCGGCATGTCGCTGCGAGGCAGTCAGCCAATGAGGAAGGGCACCAACAGAAGGGCGACCGTCACGGTCGTTCTTCTCAAGAACGTAGTCATGCCCATCATCGCCTTCGTCATCGCGTATTTCTGCATGGGCTTCAGAGGTATGGAGCTCTATGGCTGCGTCGTGCTCGCCGCATTGCCGACAGGACAGAATGTCTATAACTATGCCGCCAGATACAACGTCGGGCTGACCTTCGCCCGCGACGGCATTCTCGTCAGCACGATTACCTCACCGCTCATCATCGCGGTCATCGCCGCCGTGCTGAGCTGAGCTGAGCTGATGCCATCGTCGTTCTCGCATGCAGCAATCGGACCTTATCCTGGCCAGTTGGCGCATGGATCGCCTGGAATCCGATCCGATCTGATCTCTGAATGCGCAGGCGGACGAAACTGCCGCCACCCCCCTACGATTAGAGCTGATCGTTGAGCTTTCTGCGAGAGATCTCCTGCAGACGCTTGACGAATTCATCCCAGTCCTGCTGCAGCGGCGAAATCAGCGTGCGATTCTTCACCTCTGACAGCGGAACCCATTCCACCTCAAGGCTCTCGTCATCATTAGCCTTCGGAACGACCGTATGTCCGGGCTTTTCAAAGGCGAACACCGTCGTGTAGCCCCATGGTCCGTGATCTTCAAGATATGAGCCCTCGACCTCGATGTCATCGGGATGGATGTTCGCCTCTTCGAAGCTTTCCCGCAGTGCTCCCTCCAAGGGGCTCTCACCGTCCGAGGTCGCTCCACCCGGCGCTCCCCAAGTGCCGCCTTCGGCGCTCCACAGAGCGCGATGCTGAAGGAGAACATCGGTCACCTCGCCGGTATCGGCGTCACGACGCGCAAGAAGCACGCCCGAGGCGCCATTGAGACCCCAGTGCCTGTGGCCACACAGACATTCGATCCAGCCGTCTCCAGGCTGGTGCACGTTGTCCTTGGGAGCGACGGGGTTGTCAGGATTCGACGGGCTCTTTTCGTCACGTGTAAGGTTCCACAGCTGCGTCCACCGGATTCCAAGGCTCTCGACCATATCTCGCAAGGTCGGCACGCTCAGACCGATGATGCCGCTCGGATCGCCTTGGATCCCAGAGATGAATGCGCTGCCGAAGCCTTCAAGCGTGAACGAACCGGCAACCTCAAGCGGCTCTCCTGTGGCGACGTAGCTCTCGATGTCGTCCGCGCTCAATTCTGAAAATGTGACCTGAGCCGAGCTGACGGCATGGAGTTCCCTTCCGCTGGCAAGGTCTATGAGGCAATGACCGGTCCAGAGCGTTCCCGTGGCACCGCTCATCAGCCGCAGGCGTTCCTTCGCCCGTTCCTCGGTGTGCGGCTTGCCATATGTCACACCGTCAAGAGTGAACATCGAGTCGCATCCGACGATCAGAGGTCCCTCCTGCATCGTTCCCATCGCCCGCTGCGACTTGATGGCCTCCTGCATGGATTCGACTGCACTTATGGTTCCATGACCATCCTTGAGTGGGGTGCTGATCTGACGATATCCACGCGCATTCCTCGCCGCTTCCCTCACTTCCTTGAACGATGACGCGACGGTCTGCGCCTTTGCCCGCGACAGTGCGGCGACGCGCTCCTGCGCTGGAATCTGATCCGGATTGACGTTCTGCCTCTTTGC
Protein-coding sequences here:
- the secE gene encoding preprotein translocase subunit SecE — encoded protein: MAKSKRSGDKDPKPNFFMRIGLFIKQIIDELRKVVTPTRKGLLLWSVAVFVFVLILMVFVTVMDIGLGKLVLLVFG
- a CDS encoding pyridoxal phosphate-dependent aminotransferase produces the protein MTAQAWQTLSNRIQNVAPSATLAVDTKAKAMKAEGIDIIGFGAGEPNFPTPGYIVEAAVEACRDPRNHRYTPTAGLPELKAAIAEKTKRDSGYSVDASQVVVTNGGKQAVYETLQVLVDPGDEVIVPAPYWTSYPEMVKLAGGVPISVLSSVKHGFVPTVDQLEAVRTDRTKAIVVNSPSNPCGSVWDAQTIREIAHWALEHHVWILSDEIYEHLTYDGKKTSYIGAEVPECREQLIVLNGVAKTFAMTGWRVGWLIAPRFFAQAVSKLQGHLSSNVSDVSQRAALAAVSGDLSAVSQMREAFDIRRQRIERMLNEIPGVFCPKPTGAFYAFCDVSALLGQPHGPHGTVSHSSAELAAALLEEAHIAAVPGEAFGAEGYLRFSYALEDNDLIEGMQRFRKWAEA
- the proB gene encoding glutamate 5-kinase, whose translation is MTTPSQAQVRSSVAQAKTIVVKVGSSSLTSSTGHLDVARLSGLVAALAEVRRMDASVVLVSSGAIAAGFGPLGFDSRPTDVTTQQATASVGQGLLMAHYEAAFGRYGIRVGQILITAEDTIRSVQYRNAQRTLKRLLQLGVVPIVNENDALASNEIRFGDNDRLSALVANLVRADALVLLTDVDGLYTAPPSEAGARRLGYVPNVAQILDTVKVSGSDSEVGTGGMITKLEAVHVAAASGIPSVLTRAENAGPALLGDPVGTAFAPIRQRGSSRRLWIGYAAAPRGELIVDEGAAKAIRGGRASLLAAGVVAVDREFSAGDPVWICDEEGNHLAKGLSSFDSEEVAQMLGKNTSELRREFGVEYAHPLVHRDNLVLV
- the obgE gene encoding GTPase ObgE, with the protein product MSSFVDRVTVHVKGGDGGNGASSIRREKYKPLAGPNGGNGGQGGSVVFQADSNATSLLDYRFMPHRTAGSGTMGLGDDKDGSDGGDVILPVPVGTVVFTAKGGSGEQKRPGSILADLRHLGDSFVAARGGNGGLGNRALANRTRRAPGFALLGEPGEERDIVLELKSIADVALVGYPSSGKSSLIAALSSAKPKIADYPFTTLVPNLGVVEAGDQRFTIADVPGLIPGASEGKGLGLEFLRHIERTEIIAHVIDCATMEPDRDPVSDYRTIELELSKYARSLELPLGAIPIADRPRVIILNKSDVPDAKELAGFVHGEFEGMGLRTFIISTASHEGLKELKFALAELVEDLRKTLQTREKDEQAERVLINPLETGRRSRRSDEGGYSTDFDIKREHDRDGNHWFTVTGVKPERWVMQTNFDNDEAVGYLADRLAKLGVEESLRRLGARPGDEVHIGIGRNSVAFDWDPTIAAGAEMLDGEPMASRGKDLRLEDQSGRNRRRTNSERREQYHEMMDAKQAVRDAMMAERKAGHWADPAVQDDPHDEDGMVSGSNGDATERD
- the rpmA gene encoding 50S ribosomal protein L27, translated to MAHKKGASASRNGRDSNAQYLGVKKFGGEAVVAGNIIVRQRGTNFHPGHNVGVGKDHTLFALADGNVQFGVRRDRKTVDVVAD
- the rplU gene encoding 50S ribosomal protein L21; its protein translation is MYAIVKAGGHQEKVEVGDIITVNRLNKANGETVEFPVALVVDGTKVTVAAKDLAKLSATGEVVDDEAKGPKIHIQKFKNKTGVARKQGHRQKLTSVKITAIA